TGATATTTGATTGCATTAGATAAAATATTGTTGAGAATTACCTTAATCCTAAAATCATCACTCTTAAAAGGGGAAGGGTTGACAATATCGATTGCGAAATTAATACCATTTAAGCCCTCAAAGCTTTTAATATTTTCATCAAGTATCTGGTCAAAATTGATTTCTGAAAGTGTTTCTTCTATCCTGGAGTTTTTGTAGTAGTTAACAATGTTTCTTACAAAAAGATCAAGGTTTTTAACAGATTTTTCGATCATGCTGAGATACATGTCGTCTGTTTTATTCTGATCCATATCCGCCACTTTCAGGACCCCGATAATTGTCATAAGCGGGGCTTTCAGCTCATGTGATGCACTGTATACAAATCTTGTGAGTTCTTCATTGGCCTTTTGAAGGTCCTCAGTTCTTTTTTTTAACAGTTTTTTGGTAAGATATATTTCCCCTGCTTTTTCAATAGCCAGTTTGATATCTGTTTCGTTCCAGGGTTTTTTGATATAATAAAAAATCTTTCCCTTGTTTATGGCATCAATAACCGATTCTATGTCACTATATCCTGTTAGTAATATTCTAATGGTTTCCGGATATTGGCTGATAAGGGATTCGAAAAACTGAACACCTGAACACCTGTCACCTCAGGCATTTTCTGGTCAGCAATGATTACGTGAATTTCATTCTCTTTAAGAATTTCCAGTCCTTCTTTTGCTGATTTCGCAAGAAAAATTTGATAATCAAATCGAAAGGAAGCTTTGAACACTCTCAAGTTGTATTCATCGTCATCAACATACAAAACCCTGATTTTATCTTCCATAAGGTGCTGAAAATTATTCTATTTCAAAGTGTTTTGTTTTTTTAGTAAATATAATATAAAATTTATACCAAATACTTTATTCCCGGATTACTTATATTTTCCTCCCTTTAAAAAGTTGAATAGTACCAAAAAAATATGGCATAAATAGTAAGGAAGGGGTAAATCTTTGTTTCCAGGCTGACGCCCAAAATATGAACGAATATTTTATACTGAAAATCTTTTAATAAGGTTTCCATTTTCAATGTATAAACCTTTCAATTGCTTACTTCAAAGATTGGAGATTTTTAGGAAGGTATAAGATAAATTCTGTTCCAATGCCTTCCTCCGAGTGGACTTCAATTTTTCCTTTATGACTTTCTATGATGGTATAAACGATGGATAGTCCTAAGCCTGTGCCTTCTCCAACATCTTTTGTAGTAAAAAAAGGCTCAAAAATTTTCATCTTAGTTTTTTCTGACATTCCGATTCCATTGTCTTTTATCGAAACTCCTACAGACTCATCTTTTTCAAACGTTGAGATTATAATTTCCCCATCTGAAATGTTTTTTGCTTTCACTGCCTGAATAGAGTTGGTGAGGATATTCATAAATACCTGATTGATCTTTCCTGGGAAGCATTCAATAGCCGGAATGTCATTGTAGCATTTTGAAACTTTTACTTTCCCATCCATGCTGTTGTTTAGGAGCACTAATGTAGAGTCAATACCCAGGTTTAGATCGGAAGGTTTTAAAGCGTCCTCGTCAAGTCGAGAGAAGTTTCTTAGACTTTTAACAATTTCAGCTGTTCTGGTGGCCCCTTCTGCGATTCCGCTGAGCATCATATCTATTTCTTCTATCAGATAATCATATTCAAGGTCTTCTTTTAATCTTTCAATCTGTTTGAGATTAGCGTTCTGTGGCTCCTGCTTATGAAGTTTTTCATACTCTTCAAGAATCTGCATCAGTCCCTGTATATCTCTTTTAAGTGGATTTATACTTGAACTTACAAAATTAATCGGATTATTAATTTCATGTGCAATACCGGCAGTTAGCTGACCTAGTGAAGCCATTTTCTCCGCATCCACAAGCTGTGATTGAGCCTCCTGTAAGTTAGTCAATGCTTTGTTAAGGTCCTGATTGGATTGTTGAAGTTCTGAAGTACGCTCTTCTACTTTGGATTCCAGAATTACGTTTTGTTCTCTTATAATTCTGTCATTCTCTGCCATGGCTCTGATAGCTTCAGCCTGAGAAATTTCTTTTTCTTTCTTCAAAATATTTATTCTGTCTGCAAGGGCAAATGAAAGAAGGATTACTTCAAGCGCAGAACCTAGAGTCATGGTATAGCTTGTAACAGTGTTATAAGGGAATATACCAAAATCCCTTAAAACAAAGAAAACAACCCCGATAAGAAATATTGTCCATGCGATTAGAAAGAACTTCGCAGACTTATAACCTTTAAGGTTTATTTTATAAGCAATGAAAAGCATGTATAGGGCCAGGAACATGGCATTCAGCTCTATTATTAAAAAGCTTGCATTGTAATAAGTAAAAAAGGCAAGAATGATTGAAATAAAATAAATCCAGTAAAAAATATAAAAGAATTTATCCAACTTAGGCTCATGCTGTGAAGTATTCAGGAAGAACCTCATAAACTGTGCCGCTGAAATTCCAACAAGTGTACTAAGAATATATGTGCCATTAATAGATAACCATGTGTTTCCAGGAGTTAAAAATCTAATGTTGTAGCCTAGAAAATTTGTTTGGGTAAGTCCTACAATGATGATGTAAAAAACGTAAATTAAATAGATCTTATCTCTTACAGAAAAATATATAAACAGATTATAAAAAACCATCACCAGGATGATTCCCACATAAATTCCGGTAACCAGATCAAATTGGAGAAGGCTTTCGTATAGCGGAGTTTGTGTGCCAACTTTTAGAGGAATAGATATCTGTTCACCTGTCCTGATTTTAAATAAGTAGGTTTTAATTTCTTCCTTTTTAATTTGAACTGGAAATATATAGTTTTGATTTTTAAATTTTCGATTGTAATAAGGAATGATTTCTCCTGTGCTTTCAATTAGTTTTGCATGTCCGGATTCAATTTCATATAGAGAGATTTCATCAATGTTGGGCTGAAGCACGGAGAGGAAAATAGAATTTGATTCAGTAAGATTTTGTATGTGAAACTTTACCCAAATATTTTTGGATGAAACCCCTAATGTTGGAACATCCTGATTACTTTTTCTAAAGTAAGATAAATTTCCTATAACAGACGGGTGAGAATTTTCCGATGAATCTTTGAATAAGTATAGATATTTACCTGCTGATTCAAACTTGTCGGCATTTTTATATTGAAAGACTAATTCATTTCTTTGCCCTAGTGATTGAAAAAATGTAAAAGCAAATAAAATGAATGTTAATAGAGATTTCATCAGATTAATGATTTTTA
The Sporocytophaga myxococcoides DSM 11118 genome window above contains:
- a CDS encoding sensor histidine kinase; protein product: MTIIGVLKVADMDQNKTDDMYLSMIEKSVKNLDLFVRNIVNYYKNSRIEETLSEINFDQILDENIKSFEGLNGINFAIDIVNPSPFKSDDFRIKVILNNILSNAIKYQKKDNPEKRIEIKIHTTPEKAEISIADNGIGIQEKHLPSIFKMFFRGTHYSDGSGIGLYIAKEAIDKLNGSIKVESEEGKFTRFMIEIPNSFATSLQAAALR
- a CDS encoding response regulator — its product is MEDKIRVLYVDDDEYNLRVFKASFRFDYQIFLAKSAKEGLEILKENEIHVIIADQKMPEVTGVQVFSFSNPLSANIRKPLEYY
- a CDS encoding sensor histidine kinase, producing MKSLLTFILFAFTFFQSLGQRNELVFQYKNADKFESAGKYLYLFKDSSENSHPSVIGNLSYFRKSNQDVPTLGVSSKNIWVKFHIQNLTESNSIFLSVLQPNIDEISLYEIESGHAKLIESTGEIIPYYNRKFKNQNYIFPVQIKKEEIKTYLFKIRTGEQISIPLKVGTQTPLYESLLQFDLVTGIYVGIILVMVFYNLFIYFSVRDKIYLIYVFYIIIVGLTQTNFLGYNIRFLTPGNTWLSINGTYILSTLVGISAAQFMRFFLNTSQHEPKLDKFFYIFYWIYFISIILAFFTYYNASFLIIELNAMFLALYMLFIAYKINLKGYKSAKFFLIAWTIFLIGVVFFVLRDFGIFPYNTVTSYTMTLGSALEVILLSFALADRINILKKEKEISQAEAIRAMAENDRIIREQNVILESKVEERTSELQQSNQDLNKALTNLQEAQSQLVDAEKMASLGQLTAGIAHEINNPINFVSSSINPLKRDIQGLMQILEEYEKLHKQEPQNANLKQIERLKEDLEYDYLIEEIDMMLSGIAEGATRTAEIVKSLRNFSRLDEDALKPSDLNLGIDSTLVLLNNSMDGKVKVSKCYNDIPAIECFPGKINQVFMNILTNSIQAVKAKNISDGEIIISTFEKDESVGVSIKDNGIGMSEKTKMKIFEPFFTTKDVGEGTGLGLSIVYTIIESHKGKIEVHSEEGIGTEFILYLPKNLQSLK